One Bradyrhizobium manausense DNA segment encodes these proteins:
- a CDS encoding extensin family protein: MSFSLPDFRRKWSCRGNMSAGAAMVTAVVGLALVLADRAEARNHAAPLDIFGFGTPRPRKSVHATKIPLPKPRPEGAPKADAAAPEADDKASADKPANKPAEAAPPPEKQLSACRLALTEEIAVAPSIPDIRGPGACGGVDLVRLEAIVLPDKRKVAVKPAAILRCTMATAIADWVRTDMVPLAASLGSTITDLDNFDSFECRGRNRVVGAMLSEHGKANALDVRSLKLANGQSIGLTDRTLSRDVRERVLHSVCSRFSTVLGPGSDWYHEDHIHLDLAQRRNDYRICQWNVWDPLPQIAPLLPAERPEEAPPREVAAKSEGAKDGAKDGGKEQADDQESAKPAAPADKSTADTGRSKPTKKRR, translated from the coding sequence ATGAGTTTTAGCCTGCCGGACTTTCGCCGCAAATGGTCTTGTCGCGGCAATATGTCCGCTGGCGCGGCAATGGTTACCGCTGTGGTAGGGCTGGCGCTTGTGCTCGCGGATCGGGCGGAGGCAAGAAATCATGCTGCGCCGCTCGATATCTTTGGTTTTGGTACGCCACGACCGCGCAAGAGCGTTCACGCCACCAAGATACCGCTACCAAAGCCTCGCCCCGAGGGGGCTCCGAAGGCGGACGCGGCTGCACCGGAGGCCGACGACAAGGCCTCTGCGGATAAGCCCGCCAACAAGCCGGCCGAGGCTGCGCCGCCTCCCGAGAAGCAACTCTCGGCCTGCCGGCTTGCGCTGACCGAGGAGATCGCGGTTGCGCCGTCCATTCCCGATATCCGCGGCCCCGGCGCGTGCGGTGGTGTGGATCTGGTGCGGCTGGAAGCGATCGTGCTGCCGGACAAGCGCAAGGTTGCGGTCAAGCCAGCGGCGATCCTTCGCTGCACCATGGCGACTGCGATCGCGGATTGGGTGCGCACCGACATGGTGCCGCTGGCCGCGAGCCTCGGCTCGACCATCACCGATCTCGACAATTTCGACAGCTTCGAGTGCCGCGGCCGCAACCGTGTTGTGGGCGCGATGCTGTCCGAGCACGGCAAGGCCAATGCGCTCGACGTCCGCTCGCTCAAGCTCGCCAACGGGCAGTCGATCGGATTGACCGACCGCACCCTATCCCGCGACGTACGCGAGCGCGTGTTGCATTCGGTCTGCTCGCGCTTTTCCACCGTGCTCGGCCCGGGCTCGGACTGGTACCACGAGGACCACATCCATCTCGATCTCGCGCAGCGGCGCAACGACTACCGGATCTGCCAATGGAACGTCTGGGACCCCTTGCCCCAAATTGCTCCCCTGCTGCCGGCCGAGCGTCCCGAGGAGGCGCCGCCACGTGAGGTCGCGGCCAAGTCAGAGGGCGCCAAGGATGGCGCTAAGGATGGTGGCAAGGAGCAGGCTGACGATCAGGAAAGCGCGAAACCTGCCGCACCGGCGGACAAATCCACGGCCGATACGGGCAGGAGCAAGCCAACAAAAAAGCGCCGGTGA
- a CDS encoding L,D-transpeptidase, whose amino-acid sequence MSSLKVMLGVLAAGFMLSGCMQATHYEATNTQNFKPKDKELLAKIRYENTPVAEPFRRAIVDYHRKESPGSIVVDSDNHYLYYVMDGGKAIRYGITVGEEAMAWSGIAKVGSMTEWPAWHPTPGEISRLGVPTYVAPGPDNPMGSRAMYLYSGGKDTLFRIHGTNQPEYIGASISSGCIRLTNEDAIDLYSRVKVGTIVVVLEPKHGDSPYNSRLALQGGGGNTSAY is encoded by the coding sequence ATGTCGTCGCTGAAAGTTATGTTGGGAGTGTTGGCTGCCGGCTTCATGCTGTCGGGCTGCATGCAGGCCACGCATTACGAAGCCACCAACACCCAGAATTTCAAGCCGAAGGACAAGGAACTCCTTGCCAAGATCCGGTACGAAAATACACCGGTGGCCGAGCCGTTCCGTCGCGCCATCGTCGACTATCACCGCAAGGAATCGCCGGGCTCGATCGTGGTCGATTCCGACAATCACTACCTCTACTACGTGATGGATGGCGGCAAGGCGATCCGCTACGGCATCACCGTCGGCGAAGAGGCCATGGCCTGGTCCGGCATTGCCAAGGTCGGCAGCATGACCGAGTGGCCGGCCTGGCACCCGACCCCGGGCGAGATTTCGCGCCTTGGCGTGCCGACCTACGTGGCGCCCGGTCCGGACAATCCGATGGGCTCGCGCGCGATGTATCTCTATTCGGGCGGCAAGGACACGCTGTTCCGCATTCACGGCACCAACCAGCCTGAATATATCGGCGCTTCGATCTCGTCGGGCTGCATCCGCCTGACCAACGAGGACGCAATCGACCTCTACAGCCGCGTCAAGGTCGGCACCATCGTCGTGGTGCTCGAGCCGAAGCACGGCGACTCGCCCTACAATTCGCGCCTCGCGCTCCAGGGCGGCGGCGGCAATACCAGCGCCTACTGA